CGGTGTTTAGGACAACTTAATCTCTTGTCTATGCAAACTTCATGGAAGTGGTATTTACATGACAATTCTCTCAGCTCTGTTTCATCTTCATAGTCACATAGACAAATACACCATttctaaaacagagaaagattcatttatttttttagagtgTATGTCAAGTAACTTGTAactcatttttcaaaatttaaagtttttagaTCCTTACGTTTTAGAACCCACCATTGGACAgcctaaaaattaaaaacattcaaagtgtctaaattttgaattttttattattaaaattataaaattatgtttagATTTCAATTTGGGATCCAACCATTAGTCCATAACAAcatttctaattaatatttgtttggtCAACAACATGCAATATACGCAATATGTTCAGTCACTTAACTAACTTGTAAACCACAAAGCCAAACTCAGTAATATTTTTGACccaagagacaaaacaaacaacagaaACTCTACATATACAGTTTTGTTACATTACAATGTGGTGATCCAAAACTGACTAAGATGGTCcgaaggaaaaagagaaatgacAATGGTTACTGCGTACTATgcttttttaatatacataGAACCACTTATTCACATGAGTACTATGTTTTCAATCGGAGTTTCAAATTGCAAATTCCGTCTCATATGACTTTTCCAATCGTTGATTTCTCTCTAAACATATGGGAATTATCCATCGTTCTTCTCAGGAACCGATGCAATTCTTCAGATTTCTACTTGTGCGACTAGCCCGTCCATCACAATCTATGAGCAAACTTTCCTGACCCTATCACTTCACTCGGCGGCCCAGTCGCACGCAAGATTCGATCAATACATGAAGTTACACATGTCTATAGACTTCACGCCGCATCATCCTTGAATTCCTCTTTTAGGTTATTACTTCTATCGAGGTTTGattttaatccaaaaacaaCATTACCTAGTCGTTTTCAAGCTTGGATTCAGTTAAATCCTCAACAATTACGCAGCTGGAACCTTTTAAACAtaattcttcctttttctatttaactttttttactAGCTTATAGGCTACATTGTATAGTAGTATACTATACCTCTCTGTCTATCCATCCAGATTATCCTTCCCTATCCGAGTCCTTCTAACCCGCGCACTAACCATCAGTTCATTCATGCATTATCCATATTCCTTGGTTCCATTAAGAACAACCAATCACCGATAGCCTTCATCAACAATCTAaccaagaaaagaatgatacTAAGCAAGATACTCTACTAATAGACTAAGAAAACGAGAATCAttagaagaataagaaaatacaatGACTCGAATGCTTTTAACATTCTCATCGAAGAAGACAGGTGCCACTTCAAcacgaaaaaataatagatagTGCACTTAACAATCGAGTTCAAGATATTAAGGAAATCTACTTTCACTTAATAGAATTACTTAGTGGCCAAGCGTTgcaaaattttaacaaaagagagaagattgACAGCATCATCTCAAAAAGGGTGATCGAGATAAATTCAAAGTCTAACATTTAAATGTTACGAATTTCATGCAACTCTTTAACAAGTATGCACCGTTTCGATATCTTTAGTTCTACCTTcgatatcaaatctaatgcATTCAGTCAATGAGGCCTACTTTTTTCAGATCGTCTTCTTAACATATGCATACTGTCTTGGTCCGCTGGACCAATGCTGATGTTCTCAAGCACAACTGTCGAAGCTCTTTTATAGATTTAGATTTCATCTCCGAGACCGACTTTGATAGCTAAATCTCGTACGTTCCTTCATATTCCTTCCTTTTATCTTTTCCATATATTTTCGTGATTTTCTCTGGACGTTCTGATGTTCGGTTCggatatttttaaatttcagaTTAGGATCCGATTCAAATTCGAGTTTATCCGAAATAtccaaataccaaaaaaaaaattgtatctAAATCTACGTAAACTCCTccaaaatatctataaaatttgaatattttcaattCTATGGTTAGCTAGTCGTCGAATTTGCTTGAGCAGCAAGTAAGTAAGTAACTGTGGTTTTTGACAATCTCCATGAATCTCCTTCGTTAATCTCAAATCGGTACATTGTTTAATTTGGATTTCGATTAGTTTCACAATCGTTTATGCAGAAAATCTTGAATTTTTGAGATGTTGGATCAATCTGATTAACTGCGAAACCTATATACACCTTTTTCCCCTAATGAACAACTTCACGTTTAGTTACCTTTGGGAAAAGATTTGACCTAAAGTGATCCAAGAATCGAAACTTCTTCGTGAAGTGATTTGCGACGCAGAGACCTTGACCAAAAAGTAAGACAAGGCCAGAGCAAGAGCCTAGAACCTGAAACTCCAACTTTAGGGTTTCTTAGGCTCTCGGTGACGTTGACCCGAAGAAAGGGAGGTAACAGACCAATTTGCAGCCATCTCTAGCGATGTAAAGCAAATTGGATACGACCCGACACAAGTGTTCAGATTGAAAACACAGATCGTCGGATATGTGCGAGTTGATTGATAGATTCGTGCATCACATCATCGCAAGAGATATTTGAGATCCAATCTGAAGAGAATGTCGTTGACGAGATGTGAGATTTGCTTCGTCTTTTGAGGTGATTACTACTTTGTGATTTGGTGCTTGTGATACTGTTTAAGAACATTTGTAGTATATATAGGCTCAAAAACTATTATATCAGCAAATTCTATATAGATTCAATTTTATGAAGGTATAGACTATTGTGATAGCACTTGAATTCTATAATTTCGGTTTATTGACTGGTGGGATAGAAATTATTTGTATTcagaatatacaaaaaaaaaaatcgcagaaaatgtaaaaacctacaataaaataaaaaaaaacatacagaTTGGTCTCATGgttacaacaaaaaacaaaaacatgaaaaaataacATTCAGAACATTGACATGGACAAAATATAGGTGATTTCAGTAATGTTTTCGGAGTCAATGAAGCTAtaagagattttgaagattCTCACAAATAAAAcctcaaggaagaagaaacatgttATCAAAGACCAAATTTAGAAAACCATGCGATTGGAAGTCTTTCACTAGTGGTCCGAGAATACTGAGTCGTCAACTGCGTAGAACACTAAGCTCTCTACCAACGACTCCACCCGCGAActtgactcttcttcttctttaatttgttgattttctcaATGCCACCGGCTCTTAGCACAAGGTGAGATTTCATCAGTCagtttcataattttctttagaGTCGAGATATGTTTATCATCACGAACCATTGTAATCATCCTGACGTTGTAATCATCACGAACCGTTGTAATCATCCTGACGTCGACCTTCTTATTCAGTTCTATCGTAGAAGAGAAAGGCGACGGTGTAAAGTTGTAAAAGCTATGACTACAATCGCACCACGATGGAACCGAACCTAAGACCCCCCACTTGTTAGCTCTCAAGTCGTACCCATGAACAACTCCGTTGTATATATCCTTGTACATTTCCCACAACACTAAATACTTGCCATCGTATGCCGCAACGTTCCAGTacctaattttcttattttccgACACTCCGTTTTTGATTTGCTTCACTAATGCCCACTTAGGATCAATGAGAGCATTCTCGAGGGCATAAACGTTAATCAAGTCCTCCGTCGCTGATATGAATGCAAGTTCCTTCTCTGTGGCGGAGAACAAGAACTTGTTCGCCACCGCGCATAGTTCTAGGGGAAACTTGATTGGAATCAGCCGTGCTTGCTCTGTTTCTGGATTGAACGATAAAATGCTTCCGTCCTTTCTCAACCAGTGAACAGATCCGTCAAAGTAAACAGGTTTCTTATCCATAATGAGGACACTTGCGCTGCAAGTAATGGTTGTTGCCGACAATCTCCAACACGAATCTCCTGTGAGAATCTCGAACTGATACATGGTTTCGTCGGGATCCGAAGTCTCAGTTTCGTTCATGCAGACAACTTTGAATCTCTGAGTTATTTGATCAACCGCAAGACCAAGGCGATTCATTTTTTCCGATGGAAGgtcaaaatttagaattcCCCATCTGTCAACACGACTAAGAAACATTGATTTAGAGTAATTCAGGAATCGATACCTCTTTGTGAGCGGATTCGCGACAC
This sequence is a window from Arabidopsis thaliana chromosome 1 sequence. Protein-coding genes within it:
- a CDS encoding F-box family protein (F-box family protein; CONTAINS InterPro DOMAIN/s: F-box domain, cyclin-like (InterPro:IPR001810), F-box associated interaction domain (InterPro:IPR017451); BEST Arabidopsis thaliana protein match is: F-box family protein (TAIR:AT1G20800.2); Has 127 Blast hits to 118 proteins in 14 species: Archae - 0; Bacteria - 0; Metazoa - 0; Fungi - 0; Plants - 127; Viruses - 0; Other Eukaryotes - 0 (source: NCBI BLink).): METLGLPLPLFEKILFRLDPISLVMMKCTRRSFNSHISEDPYFKSKYLSGVRSGLLHISSFGSKNLFCNPFGDSSSSRHHDFLDITTRILGSCSGLLLLFIDGLCVANPLTKRYRFLNYSKSMFLSRVDRWGILNFDLPSEKMNRLGLAVDQITQRFKVVCMNETETSDPDETMYQFEILTGDSCWRLSATTITCSASVLIMDKKPVYFDGSVHWLRKDGSILSFNPETEQARLIPIKFPLELCAVANKFLFSATEKELAFISATEDLINVYALENALIDPKWALVKQIKNGVSENKKIRYWNVAAYDGKYLVLWEMYKDIYNGVVHGYDLRANKWGVLGSVPSWCDCSHSFYNFTPSPFSSTIELNKKVDVRMITTVRDDYNVRMITMVRDDKHISTLKKIMKLTDEISPCAKSRWH